In Aptenodytes patagonicus chromosome 8, bAptPat1.pri.cur, whole genome shotgun sequence, a genomic segment contains:
- the LOC143164307 gene encoding uncharacterized protein LOC143164307 yields MQPPRHCLLLLLLVYLLLLSGTWADLEGTFTVRLLQTSTFQNTSFVDTEGLGLLEDIELGSLDKHTWTIRFCQPWVRPALPRSDWDTIANMIRIYLQKFNHLINDGAMQKDVPYPFVVQCIAGCEIFPNRTSRAFAYVGYNGQDFLSLNVGNATWLLSQDTKLSRYVQAILQNYTTFSELVEVLFNDTCVDDMEMLLHYGKAALERQGLPPPLGSRPPEPPVATVFARTPRPDQLLLVCRVTGFYPRPISVAWLRDGQEVPPGPALNTSTILPNADLTYQLRSVLAVASHDGHSYACRVRHRSLGTRSLLIPWGNSEVVLIAGLGAGLLAAMAVAAITALWVWRHRKHQQMEESESRNSILSKEAYHCCCCFSLAACTMQPPHLLFFLFLPLLLPGMWADPEEPQVFQLLQTSFFANVTSAEVSFVALLGDVPIFALDPASWNIHFHWPWARQASAEGDVEKLKSHSKLVLRNMIRYVHETAQQAQLDYPFVVQIRAGCVLHPNRTSWGFMDVGVGSRDLIAFEMERQRWEPRQPSPLAELVSQSLSSKKAIAGLLEHLLSISCQSYILTLCRYGRADLERQELPVATVFARTPRPDQLLLVCRVTGFYPRPISVAWLRDGQEVPPGPALNTSTILPNADLTYQLRSVLAVASHDGHSYACRVRHRSLGTRSLLIPWENRSTAPTADIAIAVLLLVAAASVGGFWWWKRRKGDEATWETREFII; encoded by the exons ATGCAGCCCCCTCgccactgcctcctcctcctgcttctcgtctacctcctcctcctctctgggaCGTGGGCAGACCTGGAGG GGACCTTCACTGTCCGGCTGCTCCAGACCTCCACCTTCCAAAACACCTCCTTTGTGGACACGGAGGGGCTGGGCCTGCTGGAAGACATCGAGCTTGGTTCTCTTGATAAGCATACCTGGACCATCCGCTTCTGCCAGCCCTGGgtgcgcccagccctgccccgcagTGACTGGGACACCATTGCAAACATGATCAGGATCTATTTGCAGAAGTTCAACCACCTGATCAATGACGGTGCCATGCAGAAGGATGTGCCCT ACCCCTTCGTGGTCCAATGCATAGCAGGCTGCGAGATCTTCCCCAACAGGACCTCCCGGGCCTTCGCCTATGTGGGCTACAATGGCCAGGACTTCCTCAGCTTAAACGTGGGCAATGCCACCTGGCTCCTGTCCCAAGACACCAAACTGTCACGGTACGTCCAGGCTATTCTCCAGAACTATACCACCTTCAGCGAGCTGGTAGAAGTCCTCTTCAATGATACCTGCGTTGACGACATGGAGATGTTATTGCACTAtgggaaggcagctctggagagacAAG ggctccccccaccccttggCTCTCGCCCCCCAGAGCCGCCCGTGGCCACGGTCTTTGCCCGCACACCCAGACCAGACCAGCTCCTGCTGGTTTGCCGCGTCACCGGCTTCTACCCACGGCCCATCAGCGTGGCCTGGCTGCGGGATGGCCAGGAGGTGCCGCCGGGCCCGGCGCTCAACACCAGCACCATCCTGCCCAATGCCGACCTCACCTACCAGCTCCGCAGCGTCCTGGCCGTGGCCTCCCATGACGGGCACAGCTACGCCTGCCGCGTGCGCCACCGCAGCCTGGGCACCCGCAGCCTCCTCATCCCATGGG GGAACTCAGAGGTGGTGCTGATCGCAGGGCTCGGGgccgggctgctggcagccaTGGCTGTGGCTGCCATCACGGCGCTTTGGGTGTGGAGACACAG AAAGCACCAGCAGATGGAGGAATCAGAGTCCAGGAACTCCATCCTGAGCAAAGAAGCTTA tcactgctgctgctgcttcagccttGCCGCATGCACCATGCAGCCCCctcacctcctcttcttcctctttctccccctcctcctccctgggatgTGGGCAGACCCAGAGG AGCCGCAGGTTTTCCAGCTGCTCCAGACCAGCTTCTTTGCCAACGTCACCTCTGCCGAGGTGTCCTTTGTGGCTCTCTTGGGGGACGTGCCCATCTTTGCGCTGGATCCTGCCAGCTGGAACATCCACTTCCACTGGCCCTGGGCCCGCCAGGCCTCAGCCGAGGGTGATGTGGAGAAGCTCAAGTCCCACTCCAAACTCGTTCTGCGCAATATGATCCGATATGTGCATGAAACAGCCCAGCAGGCACAACTGGACT ACCCATTCGTGGTCCAGATCCGTGCGGGCTGTGTGCTGCACCCCAATAGGACAAGCTGGGGCTTCATGGATGTCGGGGTGGGCAGCAGAGACCTCATAGCTTTTGAGATGGAGAGGCAGCGCTGGGAGCCCCGGCAGCCATCCCCGCTAGCAGAGCTCGTCAGCCAGtccctcagcagcaagaaggcCATCGCGgggctcctggagcacctcctttcCATCTCCTGCCAGAGCTACATCCTCACCCTGTGCAGGTACGGGAGGGCTGATCTGGAGAGACAAG AGCTGCCCGTGGCCACGGTCTTTGCCCGCACACCCAGACCAGACCAGCTCCTGCTGGTTTGCCGCGTCACCGGCTTCTACCCACGGCCCATCAGCGTGGCCTGGCTGCGGGATGGCCAGGAGGTGCCACCGGGCCCAGCGCTCAACACCAGCACCATCCTGCCCAACGCCGACCTCACCTACCAGCTCCGCAGCGTCCTGGCCGTGGCCTCCCATGACGGGCACAGCTACGCCTGCCGCGTGCGCCACCGCAGCCTGGGCACCCGCAGCCTCCTCATCCCATGGG aaAACCGCAGCACAGCTCCAACCGCTGACATCGCCATTGCAGTGCTGCTCCTTGTGGCCGCAGCCTCTGTCGGGGGGTTTTGGTGGTGGAAGCGCAG GAAAGGTGATGAGGCCACATGGGAGACCCGGGAATTCATCATTTGA
- the LOC143163956 gene encoding antigen-presenting glycoprotein CD1d-like, protein MQPPRLLLLLFLLLLLPGTWADPEGSWKLHLFRTTVFHNTSSVDVSGWATVEDIVFVKLQKYTWNILYLQPWVYPSLPAAEWENLQNLFRAYVQDFNLYLSNDARLYQTPYPFVFQDTTGCDLYPNGSYTKFYHLAYNAHDFLSFDVDNSRWERWQESELAVQVERQFNSFTGFSVTLQHLLNVTCVDHMKKFIEYGRADLERQELPVATVFARTPRPDQLLLVCRVTGFYPRPISVAWLRDGQEVPPGPALNTSTILPNADLTYQLRSVLAVASHDGHSYACRVRHRSLGTRSLLIPWGSSKAALSVGITIAVLLIVAAALAGAIWRYRRMS, encoded by the exons ATGCAGCCccctcgcctcctcctcctcctcttccttcttctcctcctccctgggacGTGGGCAGATCCAGAGG GCTCTTGGAAACTCCACCTTTTTCGAACCACTGTCTTCCATAACACCAGCTCTGTGGACGTGTCGGGCTGGGCCACCGTGGAGGACATTGTCTTTGTTAAGCTGCAGAAATACACCTGGAACATCCTCTACCTCCAGCCATGGGTCTACccgtccctgcctgcagcagagtgGGAGAACCTGCAAAACCTGTTCAGGGCCTATGTGCAGGACTTCAACCTGTACCTGTCCAATGATGCCAGGCTGTACCAGACACCAT ACCCCTTTGTGTTCCAGGACACAACTGGCTGTGACTTGTATCCCAATGGCTCCTATACCAAATTCTACCATCTCGCCTACAATGCCCACGACTTCCTCAGCTTTGACGTGGACAACAGCCGCTGGGAGAGGTGGCAGGAGAGTGAGCTGGCAGTGCAAGTTGAGAGGCAGTTCAACAGCTTCACTGGCTTCTCTGTGACCCTGCAGCACCTTCTCAATGTCACCTGTGTTGACCACATGAAGAAATTCATCGAGTACGGGAGGGCTGATCTGGAGAGACAAG AGCTGCCCGTGGCCACGGTCTTTGCCCGCACACCCAGACCAGACCAGCTCCTGCTGGTTTGCCGCGTCACCGGCTTCTACCCACGGCCCATCAGCGTGGCCTGGCTGCGGGATGGCCAGGAGGTGCCGCCGGGCCCGGCACTCAACACCAGCACCATCCTGCCCAACGCCGACCTCACCTACCAGCTCCGCAGCGTCCTGGCCGTGGCCTCCCATGACGGGCACAGCTACGCCTGCCGCGTGCGCCACCGCAGCCTGGGCACCCGCAGCCTCCTCATCCCATGGG gcaGCTCCAAGGCAGCTCTCAGTGTTGGCATCACCATCGCAGTGCTGCTGATCGTGGCTGCAGCCCTTGCTGGGGCCATCTGGCGCTACAGGCGCAT gagctga